A portion of the Stigmatella aurantiaca DW4/3-1 genome contains these proteins:
- a CDS encoding serine/threonine protein kinase: MDPRDLKPDQWVDGWRIVRRIGSGAYGVVYEVEKDGQRFALKLACHREQSGDPRQTDARAKREVACLQQLHHRHVIRMWAHGRWPEPRSGFLYIVLDFVDGYTLGQWVERTHPTPHEVAVLFLKLFDALEHLHGRGILHRDLSLRNIMVSQDGEPVIIDFGAADYAAAEELTDAPLPPGTPRNRSPEAVSFWTANRHNPEARYPFKATDDIFALGANLYDVLTDPSPERSQKRPPLGGVMPPPSPFKVTQGRVPQELSAYAMHLIASEPRARPATAKDARRPLEEFARFERPEWRGLPIHPVASQLPPEPAKRGPVPSAAGDLAGKVPRYAGRFLGLVGALALAVLAAALAASLLPRATRHAPASVAREAPATQSPTSVLAEKPTSRPAPLPSPLPTPEEASPSVNQPENSPALTHGVPNPSQVQKASAQRALSKAQKCALLVASLSWVAAGCPGVQTRPEPELCPEKAVKAMEQELDWSLDSGETLLVTVDVTKGKIPRRTRNREEAVTIFKDGPVTGALSEPNGKAPEGTILEGHLWTTGDKIVGRYFRARLPNGRTVPICLELKYGGMEKEEGSKPGKAVGSKEADAGGVTRWR, translated from the coding sequence GTGGACCCAAGGGATCTCAAGCCCGACCAGTGGGTGGACGGCTGGCGCATCGTGCGGCGCATCGGCAGCGGCGCCTACGGAGTTGTCTACGAGGTGGAGAAGGATGGGCAGCGCTTCGCGCTCAAGCTGGCCTGCCACCGTGAACAGAGCGGAGACCCGAGGCAGACGGATGCACGCGCGAAGCGCGAGGTGGCCTGTCTCCAGCAACTCCATCACCGCCACGTCATCCGCATGTGGGCCCATGGCCGATGGCCAGAGCCGCGCTCGGGTTTTCTCTACATCGTCCTCGATTTCGTGGACGGCTACACGCTGGGGCAATGGGTGGAGCGAACCCACCCCACGCCGCATGAAGTGGCCGTCCTGTTCCTGAAGCTGTTCGACGCCTTGGAGCACCTGCACGGGCGGGGTATCCTCCACCGGGACTTGAGCTTGCGGAACATCATGGTCTCCCAAGACGGAGAACCGGTGATCATCGACTTTGGCGCGGCGGACTACGCGGCCGCCGAGGAACTGACGGATGCTCCACTGCCTCCCGGAACCCCGCGCAACCGGAGCCCGGAGGCCGTGAGTTTCTGGACGGCCAACCGTCACAACCCCGAGGCGCGTTACCCCTTCAAGGCGACCGACGACATTTTCGCGCTCGGAGCCAATCTCTATGACGTGCTGACGGACCCCTCGCCCGAGCGCAGCCAGAAGCGGCCTCCACTCGGAGGGGTGATGCCACCGCCCTCCCCGTTCAAGGTGACTCAAGGGCGCGTTCCGCAGGAATTGAGCGCCTATGCAATGCACCTGATCGCCAGCGAGCCCAGAGCGCGGCCTGCGACCGCGAAGGATGCGCGGCGTCCATTGGAGGAATTTGCTCGATTCGAACGCCCCGAGTGGCGAGGGCTCCCCATTCACCCAGTCGCTTCGCAGCTCCCGCCAGAGCCCGCCAAGAGGGGGCCCGTGCCGTCTGCTGCTGGGGATTTGGCGGGGAAGGTTCCTCGCTATGCAGGGCGTTTTCTCGGGCTTGTAGGGGCGCTGGCGCTGGCCGTGCTTGCGGCAGCCCTGGCCGCCTCCCTGCTACCCCGCGCCACGCGCCACGCGCCCGCCAGCGTGGCCAGGGAAGCCCCAGCAACTCAATCTCCCACCTCGGTGTTGGCCGAAAAGCCGACAAGCCGCCCCGCTCCATTACCCTCGCCTCTCCCGACCCCCGAGGAGGCGAGCCCTTCTGTGAATCAGCCCGAGAATTCCCCTGCCCTCACCCACGGCGTACCGAACCCGTCTCAAGTCCAGAAGGCCAGTGCTCAGCGTGCTCTCTCGAAGGCGCAGAAGTGTGCGCTCCTCGTGGCCTCCCTCTCTTGGGTCGCGGCAGGCTGCCCGGGTGTGCAGACTCGCCCGGAACCGGAATTGTGTCCGGAGAAAGCCGTGAAGGCCATGGAGCAAGAACTCGATTGGTCCCTGGACTCTGGAGAAACCCTCCTTGTCACCGTCGACGTGACCAAAGGGAAGATTCCCCGCCGCACCCGCAACCGGGAGGAGGCTGTGACAATATTCAAAGATGGTCCCGTAACAGGGGCTCTTTCCGAGCCAAACGGGAAGGCTCCCGAGGGGACGATTCTGGAGGGGCATCTGTGGACAACCGGCGACAAAATCGTTGGCCGGTATTTCCGCGCCCGCCTTCCCAACGGACGCACGGTTCCAATCTGCCTTGAGCTGAAGTACGGGGGCATGGAGAAAGAAGAGGGCTCCAAGCCCGGAAAGGCCGTGGGCAGTAAGGAAGCGGATGCGGGCGGCGTGACGCGGTGGCGGTGA
- a CDS encoding serine/threonine-protein kinase encodes MSTARPPWNIPGVILFSQGELSYEVDLSRGLVEEWAQSKLGERTAVAWERTREQRLRQVIVRSLPATSDEPEALAKARARLREEARLAAHLHHPGIAQIFGIHEVQGALHIVSERVEGASLNTLITYSLMRKAPLTPAFCLYVGAEVASILHYAHSRTDESGAPLGIVHRDVSPTRIYLGTAGEVMLTDFACVRSLLSGRVTTTLPRPQGEVFYASPEALLGEEVDPRSDLFSLGLVLLELATGLHLYNTFTIRPGDLEEALTPAVKEQVLGAAMTALVADLPEHAEDCILRAATFSPQDVAELTEPLPLPLRSILRRVLQRRPEDRHLSAAALEAELRAGLALLEAPYGAMEALEEGRDSRDGASTSRGVIEPTGDDAFPPVLVGEEEITTEPGGTN; translated from the coding sequence ATGTCTACGGCGAGGCCCCCCTGGAACATCCCGGGCGTCATTCTCTTCTCTCAGGGCGAACTGTCCTACGAGGTGGATCTGTCGCGAGGGCTGGTCGAGGAGTGGGCGCAATCGAAGTTGGGCGAGAGGACCGCCGTGGCTTGGGAGCGCACGAGAGAGCAGCGCCTCCGCCAGGTCATCGTTCGCAGCTTGCCAGCGACGTCAGACGAGCCTGAGGCACTCGCCAAGGCGCGTGCTCGGCTCCGTGAGGAAGCGCGCTTGGCGGCCCATCTGCACCATCCCGGGATTGCCCAAATCTTCGGCATCCATGAAGTCCAGGGGGCCCTTCACATTGTGTCCGAGCGGGTCGAGGGCGCCTCGCTCAACACCCTGATCACCTACTCGCTCATGCGCAAGGCTCCCTTGACCCCCGCGTTCTGCCTCTACGTGGGCGCAGAGGTCGCCAGCATCCTGCATTACGCGCACAGCCGCACGGATGAGAGCGGGGCCCCACTGGGCATCGTGCATCGTGACGTGAGCCCCACCCGCATCTACCTGGGCACCGCGGGTGAGGTAATGCTCACGGACTTCGCCTGCGTACGCTCTCTTCTCTCAGGCCGGGTAACAACGACGCTGCCTCGGCCTCAAGGCGAGGTGTTTTATGCTTCACCCGAGGCGCTCCTGGGAGAAGAGGTGGATCCACGCTCGGATCTGTTCTCGCTCGGGCTGGTGCTCTTGGAACTGGCCACGGGGCTCCACCTCTACAACACGTTCACCATACGGCCCGGGGACTTGGAGGAAGCGCTCACGCCAGCAGTCAAGGAACAAGTGCTCGGTGCCGCCATGACGGCCCTGGTGGCGGACCTGCCTGAGCACGCGGAGGATTGCATCCTGCGGGCAGCCACGTTTTCCCCCCAAGACGTGGCGGAGCTGACCGAGCCACTCCCGCTCCCGCTGCGTTCCATCCTCCGCAGAGTGCTCCAGCGACGTCCGGAAGACCGCCACCTGTCTGCGGCTGCATTGGAAGCGGAACTGAGAGCGGGCCTCGCGCTGCTCGAAGCTCCTTACGGGGCCATGGAAGCCCTTGAGGAAGGCCGCGATTCACGCGATGGGGCCAGCACGAGCCGGGGCGTCATCGAGCCCACGGGTGATGATGCGTTTCCCCCCGTGCTGGTGGGGGAAGAGGAGATCACCACCGAACCGGGCGGGACCAACTAA